Proteins found in one Carassius auratus strain Wakin chromosome 12, ASM336829v1, whole genome shotgun sequence genomic segment:
- the LOC113111439 gene encoding fibroin heavy chain-like isoform X13 has protein sequence MAARVYFSLTAVLLCLIGYLSITHANQRRTTVDGYCPATLTVVPSHRGCTSDDDCPGGHKCCRFDCGPVCVLPVFMKPGKCPIPEMIPLCAEGCFHDGQCPATQKCCPATGGFACSEPRGQGSGQASCQVRGQASGIGQGSVKGGGIGQGSNIGRGIGQGSGIGQGSIKGGSIGQGSGIGQGSSIGYGIGGIGQGSGIGQGSIKGGSIGQGSGIGQGSIGQGSNIGRGIGQGSSIGHGVGGIGQGSGIGQGNSIGRGIGQGSGIGQGSSIGYGIGGVRQGSIKGGSIGQGSGIGQGSIKGGSIGQGSGIGQGSIGQGSGIGQGNSIGRGIGQGSSIGHGIGQGSSIGRGIGQGSGIGQGSIKGGSIGQGSGIGQGSSIGRRIGQGSGIGQGSSIGREIGGIGQGSGIGQGNSIGRGIGQGSSIGHGIGQGSSIGRGIGQGSGIGQGSSIGYGIGGVRQGSIKGGSIGQGSGIGQGSSIGHGIGGIGQGSGIGQGSIKGGSIGQGSGIGQGSSIGHGIGGIGQGSGIGQGSIKGGSIGQGSGIGQGSSIGREIGGIGQGSGIGQGNSIGRGIGQGSGIGRGSSIGHGIGGVGQGRGIGQGPGIGHGVGQGSGVGQGVGQGSVVGQGSSQGTSFGQGVSQGSVVGQGSSQGTSIGQGVSQGSGRGQGTSIGQGVSQGSGLGQGSGIGQGVSQGSVVGQGSSQGTSIGQGVSQGSVVGQGSIQGTSIGQGVSQGSVVGQGSIQSTSIGQGVGQGGGVGQGVGQGGGVGQGVGQGGGRGQGSGIGQGVGQGSSQGPGIGHGVGQGSGVGQGVGQGSVVGQGSSQGTSIGQGVSQGSVLGQGSSIGQGVSQGSVVGQGTVIGQGVGQGSGRGQGSGIGQGVSQGSGIGQGVSQGSVVGQGSSQGTSIGQDVSQGSVVGQRSSQGTSIGQGVSQGSVVGQGSSQGTSIGQGVSQGSVVGQGSSQGTSIGQGVSKGSVVGQGSSQGTSIGQGVGQGVGQGSGVGQGVGQGSGVGQGVGQGSGRGQGVGQGSGRGQGSGLGQGVGQGSGRGQGVGQGSGRGQGSGIGQGVGQGGGWGQGSGIGQGVGQGGGRGQGSGIGQGVGQGGGRGQGSGIGQGVGQGSSQGPGICHGVGQGSVVGQGSSQGTSIGQGVSQGSVVCQGSSQGTSIGQDVSQGSVVGQGTSIGQGVSQGSVVGQGSSQGTSIGQGVSQGSVVGQGSSQGTSIGQGVSQGSVVGQGSSQGTSIGQGVGQGSGVGQGVGQGSGRGQGSGIGQGVGQGGGRGQGSGIGQGVSQGSVVGQGSVVGQGSSQGTGIGQGSGRGQGSGIGQGVDQGSGVGQGSSQGSGIGHGMGQGSGQGQGSGRGQGSGIGQGVGQDSVVGQDSVVDQGVGQDSVVGQGSSQGTGIGHGVGQGNGQGSSIGQES, from the exons ATGGCCGCTCGAGTGTATTTCTCATTGACtgctgttttattgtgtttgatCGGATACTTGAGCATAACTCATGCTAATCAAAGACGAACCACAG TGGATGGTTACTGTCCGGCGACGCTGACGGTCGTGCCATCCCATCGAGGATGTACCTCTGATGACGACTGCCCTGGAGGACACAAATGCTGTCGATTTGATTGTGGTCCTGTTTGTGTGCTGCCTGTTTTCA TGAAGCCAGGGAAATGCCCCATACCGGAGATGATTCCACTGTGTGCTGAAGGTTGTTtccatgatggccagtgtcctgccacaCAGAAATGTTGCCCAGCCACTGGtggctttgcatgcagtgaaccacgtggtcagggaagcggtcaggcaAGTTGTCAAGTAAGGGGCCAGGCAAGTGGCATTGGCCAGGGCAGTGTCAAGGGAGGTGGCATTGGCCAGGGAAGTAATATTGGTCGTGGcattggccagggaagtggaATTGGCCAGGGCAGCATCAAGGGAGGCAGCATTGGACAAGGAAGTGGAATTGGCCAGGGCAGCAGTATTGGTTACGGTATTGGCGGcattggccagggaagtggaATTGGCCAGGGCAGCATCAAGGGAGGCAGcattggccagggaagtggaATTGGCCAGGGCAGCATTGGCCAGGGAAGTAATATTGGTCGTGGCATTGGCCAGGGCAGCAGTATTGGTCACGGTGTTGGCGGcattggccagggaagtggaATTGGCCAGGGCAACAGTATTGGTCGCGGcattggccagggaagtggaATTGGCCAGGGCAGCAGTATTGGTTACGGTATTGGCGGTGTTCGCCAGGGGAGCATCAAGGGAGGCAGcattggccagggaagtggaATTGGCCAGGGCAGCATCAAGGGAGGCAGcattggccagggaagtggaATTGGCCAGGGCAGcattggccagggaagtggaATTGGCCAGGGCAACAGTATTGGTCGCGGCATTGGCCAGGGAAGTAGTATTGGTCACGGCATTGGCCAGGGAAGTAGTATTGGTCGTGGcattggccagggaagcggaattGGCCAGGGCAGCATCAAGGGAGGCAGcattggccagggaagtggaATTGGCCAGGGTAGTAGTATTGGTCGCCGcattggccagggaagtggaATTGGCCAGGGTAGTAGTATTGGTCGCGAAATTGGCGGcattggccagggaagtggaATTGGCCAGGGCAACAGTATTGGTCGCGGCATTGGCCAGGGAAGTAGTATTGGTCACGGCATTGGCCAGGGAAGTAGTATTGGTCGTGGcattggccagggaagtggaATTGGCCAGGGCAGCAGTATTGGTTACGGTATTGGTGGTGTTCGCCAGGGGAGCATCAAGGGAGGCAGcattggccagggaagtggaATTGGCCAGGGTAGTAGTATTGGTCACGGTATTGGCGGcattggccagggaagtggaATTGGCCAGGGCAGCATCAAGGGAGGCAGcattggccagggaagtggaATTGGCCAGGGTAGTAGTATTGGTCACGGTATTGGCGGcattggccagggaagtggaATTGGCCAGGGCAGCATCAAGGGAGGCAGcattggccagggaagtggaATTGGCCAGGGTAGTAGTATTGGTCGCGAAATTGGCGGcattggccagggaagtggaATTGGCCAGGGCAACAGTATTGGTCGCGGcattggccagggaagtggaATTGGCCGGGGCAGCAGTATTGGCCACGGTATTGGTGGCGTCGGCCAGGGCAGGGGAATTGGCCAGGGCCCCGGTATTGGTCATGGTGTGGGCCAGGGCAGTGgagttggccaaggtgtgggccagggcaGCGTTGTTGGCCAGGGCAGCAGTCAGGGCACCAGTTTTGGCCAAGGTGTGAGCCAGGGCAGCGTTGTTGGCCAGGGCAGCAGTCAGGGCACCAGTATTGGCCAAGGTGTGAGCCAGGGCAGCGGACGGGGCCAGGGCACCAGTATTGGCCAAGGTGTGAGCCAGGGCAGCGGACTGGGCCAGGGCAGTGGAATTGGCCAAGGTGTTAGCCAGGGGAGCGTTGTTGGCCAGGGCAGCAGTCAGGGCACCAGTATTGGCCAGGGTGTGAGCCAGGGCAGCGTTGTTGGCCAGGGCAGCATTCAGGGCACCAGTATTGGCCAAGGTGTGAGCCAGGGCAGCGTTGTTGGCCAGGGCAGCATTCAGAGCACCAGtattggccaaggtgtgggccagggcggcggagttggccaaggtgtgggccagggcggcggagttggccaag GTGTGGGTCAGGGCGGCGGacggggccagggaagcggaattGGCCAAGGTGTGGGTCAGGGAAGCAGCCAGGGCCCCGGTATTGGTCATGGTGTGGGCCAGGGCAGTGgagttggccaaggtgtgggccagggcaGCGTTGTTGGCCAGGGCAGCAGTCAGGGCACCAGTATTGGCCAAGGTGTGAGCCAGGGCAGCGTTCTTGGCCAGGGCAGCAGTATTGGCCAAGGTGTGAGCCAGGGCAGCGTTGTTGGCCAGGGCACCGTtattggccaaggtgtgggccagggTAGCGGACGGGGCCAGGGCAGTGGAATTGGCCAAGGTGTGAGCCAGGGCAGTGGAATTGGCCAAGGTGTGAGCCAGGGCAGCGTTGTTGGCCAGGGCAGCAGTCAGGGCACCAGTATTGGCCAGGATGTGAGCCAGGGCAGCGTTGTTGGCCAGCGCAGCAGTCAGGGCACCAGTATTGGCCAAGGTGTGAGCCAGGGCAGCGTTGTTGGCCAGGGCAGCAGTCAGGGCACCAGTATTGGCCAAGGT GTGAGCCAGGGCAGCGTTGTTGGCCAGGGCAGCAGTCAGGGCACCAGTATTGGCCAAGGTGTGAGCAAGGGCAGCGTTGTTGGCCAGGGCAGCAGTCAGGGCACCAGTATTGGCCAAGGTgttggccaaggtgtgggccagggcagcggagttggccaaggtgtgggccagggcagcggagttggccaaggtgtgggccagggcaGCGGACGGGGCCAGGGTGTGGGTCAGGGCAGCGGACGGGGCCAGGGCAGCGGACTTGGCCAAGGTGTGGGTCAGGGCAGCGGACGGGGCCAGGGTGTGGGTCAGGGCAGCGGacggggccagggaagcggaattGGCCAAGGTGTGGGTCAGGGCGGCGGatggggccagggaagcggaattGGCCAAGGTGTGGGTCAGGGCGGCGGACGGGGCCAGGGAAGTGGAATTGGCCAAGGTGTGGGTCAGGGCGGCGGacggggccagggaagcggaattGGCCAAGGTGTGGGTCAGGGAAGCAGCCAGGGCCCCGGTATTTGTCATGGTGTGGGCCAGGGCAGCGTTGTTGGCCAGGGCAGCAGTCAGGGCACCAGTATTGGCCAAGGTGTGAGCCAGGGCAGCGTTGTTTGCCAGGGCAGCAGTCAGGGCACCAGTATTGGCCAAGATGTGAGCCAGGGCAGCGTTGTTGGCCAGGGCACCAGTATTGGCCAAGGTGTTAGCCAGGGCAGCGTTGTTGGCCAGGGCAGCAGTCAGGGCACCAGTATTGGCCAAGGTGTGAGCCAGGGCAGCGTTGTTGGCCAGGGCAGCAGTCAGGGCACCAGTATTGGCCAGGGTGTGAGCCAGGGCAGCGTTGTTGGCCAGGGCAGCAGTCAGGGCACCAGtattggccaaggtgtgggccagggcagcggagttggccaaggtgtgggTCAGGGCAGCGGacggggccagggaagcggaattGGCCAAGGTGTGGGTCAGGGCGGCGGACGGGGCCAGGGCAGCGGTATTGGCCAAGGTGTGAGCCAGGGCAGCGTTGTTGGTCAGGGCAGCGTTGTGGGCCAGGGAAGCAGCCAGGGTACTGGTATCGGCCAGGGTAGTGGACGAGGTCAGGGCAGTGGAATTGGCCAAGGTGTGGACCAGGGCAGTGGAGTTGGCCAGGGAAGCAGCCAGGGCTCCGGTATTGGTCATGGTATGGGCCAGGGAAGTGGACAGGGCCAGGGCAGCGGACGGGGCCAGGGTAGCGGaattggccaaggtgtgggccaAGATAGCGTAGTGGGCCAGGATAGCGTAGTGGATCAAGGTGTGGGCCAGGATAGCGTAGTGGGCCAAGGTAGCAGCCAGGGCACCGGAATTGGTCATGGTGTTGGCCAGGGAAACGGCCAGGGCAGCAGTATAGGCCAGGAAAGTTAA
- the LOC113111439 gene encoding fibroin heavy chain-like isoform X8, with amino-acid sequence MAARVYFSLTAVLLCLIGYLSITHANQRRTTVDGYCPATLTVVPSHRGCTSDDDCPGGHKCCRFDCGPVCVLPVFMKPGKCPIPEMIPLCAEGCFHDGQCPATQKCCPATGGFACSEPRGQGSGQASCQVRGQASGIGQGSVKGGGIGQGSNIGRGIGQGSGIGQGSIKGGSIGQGSGIGQGSSIGYGIGGIGQGSGIGQGSIKGGSIGQGSGIGQGSIGQGSNIGRGIGQGSSIGHGVGGIGQGSGIGQGNSIGRGIGQGSGIGQGSSIGYGIGGVRQGSIKGGSIGQGSGIGQGSIKGGSIGQGSGIGQGSIGQGSGIGQGNSIGRGIGQGSSIGHGIGQGSSIGRGIGQGSGIGQGSIKGGSIGQGSGIGQGSSIGRRIGQGSGIGQGSSIGREIGGIGQGSGIGQGNSIGRGIGQGSSIGHGIGQGSSIGRGIGQGSGIGQGSSIGYGIGGVRQGSIKGGSIGQGSGIGQGSSIGHGIGGIGQGSGIGQGSIKGGSIGQGSGIGQGSSIGHGIGGIGQGSGIGQGSIKGGSIGQGSGIGQGSSIGREIGGIGQGSGIGQGNSIGRGIGQGSGIGRGSSIGHGIGGVGQGRGIGQGPGIGHGVGQGSGVGQGVGQGSVVGQGSSQGTSFGQGVSQGSVVGQGSSQGTSIGQGVSQGSGRGQGTSIGQGVSQGSGLGQGSGIGQGVSQGSVVGQGSSQGTSIGQGVSQGSVVGQGSIQGTSIGQGVSQGSVVGQGSIQSTSIGQGVGQGGGVGQGVGQGGGVGQGVGQGGGRGQGSGIGQGVGQGSSQGPGIGHGVGQGSGVGQGVGQGSVVGQGSSQGTSIGQGVSQGSVLGQGSSIGQGVSQGSVVGQGTVIGQGVGQGSGRGQGSGIGQGVSQGSGIGQGVSQGSVVGQGSSQGTSIGQDVSQGSVVGQRSSQGTSIGQGVSQGSVVGQGSSQGTSIGQGVGQGVSQGSGIGQGVSQGSSQGTSIGQDVSQGSVVGQGSSQGTSIGQGVSKGSVVGQGSSQGTSIGQGVGQGVGQGSGVGQGVGQGSGVGQGVGQGSGRGQGVGQGSGRGQGSGLGQGVGQGSGRGQGVGQGSGRGQGSGIGQGVGQGGGWGQGSGIGQGVGQGGGRGQGSGIGQGVGQGSSQGPGICHGVGQGSVVGQGSSQGTSIGQGVSQGSVVCQGSSQGTSIGQDVSQGSVVGQGTSIGQGVSQGSVVGQGSSQGTSIGQGVSQGSVVGQGSSQGTSIGQGVSQGSVVGQGSSQGTSIGQGVGQGSGVGQGVGQGSGRGQGSGIGQGVGQGGGRGQGSGIGQGVSQGSVVGQGSVVGQGSSQGTGIGQGSGRGQGSGIGQGVDQGSGVGQGSSQGSGIGHGMGQGSGQGQGSGRGQGSGIGQGVGQDSVVGQDSVVDQGVGQDSVVGQGSSQGTGIGHGVGQGNGQGSSIGQES; translated from the exons ATGGCCGCTCGAGTGTATTTCTCATTGACtgctgttttattgtgtttgatCGGATACTTGAGCATAACTCATGCTAATCAAAGACGAACCACAG TGGATGGTTACTGTCCGGCGACGCTGACGGTCGTGCCATCCCATCGAGGATGTACCTCTGATGACGACTGCCCTGGAGGACACAAATGCTGTCGATTTGATTGTGGTCCTGTTTGTGTGCTGCCTGTTTTCA TGAAGCCAGGGAAATGCCCCATACCGGAGATGATTCCACTGTGTGCTGAAGGTTGTTtccatgatggccagtgtcctgccacaCAGAAATGTTGCCCAGCCACTGGtggctttgcatgcagtgaaccacgtggtcagggaagcggtcaggcaAGTTGTCAAGTAAGGGGCCAGGCAAGTGGCATTGGCCAGGGCAGTGTCAAGGGAGGTGGCATTGGCCAGGGAAGTAATATTGGTCGTGGcattggccagggaagtggaATTGGCCAGGGCAGCATCAAGGGAGGCAGCATTGGACAAGGAAGTGGAATTGGCCAGGGCAGCAGTATTGGTTACGGTATTGGCGGcattggccagggaagtggaATTGGCCAGGGCAGCATCAAGGGAGGCAGcattggccagggaagtggaATTGGCCAGGGCAGCATTGGCCAGGGAAGTAATATTGGTCGTGGCATTGGCCAGGGCAGCAGTATTGGTCACGGTGTTGGCGGcattggccagggaagtggaATTGGCCAGGGCAACAGTATTGGTCGCGGcattggccagggaagtggaATTGGCCAGGGCAGCAGTATTGGTTACGGTATTGGCGGTGTTCGCCAGGGGAGCATCAAGGGAGGCAGcattggccagggaagtggaATTGGCCAGGGCAGCATCAAGGGAGGCAGcattggccagggaagtggaATTGGCCAGGGCAGcattggccagggaagtggaATTGGCCAGGGCAACAGTATTGGTCGCGGCATTGGCCAGGGAAGTAGTATTGGTCACGGCATTGGCCAGGGAAGTAGTATTGGTCGTGGcattggccagggaagcggaattGGCCAGGGCAGCATCAAGGGAGGCAGcattggccagggaagtggaATTGGCCAGGGTAGTAGTATTGGTCGCCGcattggccagggaagtggaATTGGCCAGGGTAGTAGTATTGGTCGCGAAATTGGCGGcattggccagggaagtggaATTGGCCAGGGCAACAGTATTGGTCGCGGCATTGGCCAGGGAAGTAGTATTGGTCACGGCATTGGCCAGGGAAGTAGTATTGGTCGTGGcattggccagggaagtggaATTGGCCAGGGCAGCAGTATTGGTTACGGTATTGGTGGTGTTCGCCAGGGGAGCATCAAGGGAGGCAGcattggccagggaagtggaATTGGCCAGGGTAGTAGTATTGGTCACGGTATTGGCGGcattggccagggaagtggaATTGGCCAGGGCAGCATCAAGGGAGGCAGcattggccagggaagtggaATTGGCCAGGGTAGTAGTATTGGTCACGGTATTGGCGGcattggccagggaagtggaATTGGCCAGGGCAGCATCAAGGGAGGCAGcattggccagggaagtggaATTGGCCAGGGTAGTAGTATTGGTCGCGAAATTGGCGGcattggccagggaagtggaATTGGCCAGGGCAACAGTATTGGTCGCGGcattggccagggaagtggaATTGGCCGGGGCAGCAGTATTGGCCACGGTATTGGTGGCGTCGGCCAGGGCAGGGGAATTGGCCAGGGCCCCGGTATTGGTCATGGTGTGGGCCAGGGCAGTGgagttggccaaggtgtgggccagggcaGCGTTGTTGGCCAGGGCAGCAGTCAGGGCACCAGTTTTGGCCAAGGTGTGAGCCAGGGCAGCGTTGTTGGCCAGGGCAGCAGTCAGGGCACCAGTATTGGCCAAGGTGTGAGCCAGGGCAGCGGACGGGGCCAGGGCACCAGTATTGGCCAAGGTGTGAGCCAGGGCAGCGGACTGGGCCAGGGCAGTGGAATTGGCCAAGGTGTTAGCCAGGGGAGCGTTGTTGGCCAGGGCAGCAGTCAGGGCACCAGTATTGGCCAGGGTGTGAGCCAGGGCAGCGTTGTTGGCCAGGGCAGCATTCAGGGCACCAGTATTGGCCAAGGTGTGAGCCAGGGCAGCGTTGTTGGCCAGGGCAGCATTCAGAGCACCAGtattggccaaggtgtgggccagggcggcggagttggccaaggtgtgggccagggcggcggagttggccaag GTGTGGGTCAGGGCGGCGGacggggccagggaagcggaattGGCCAAGGTGTGGGTCAGGGAAGCAGCCAGGGCCCCGGTATTGGTCATGGTGTGGGCCAGGGCAGTGgagttggccaaggtgtgggccagggcaGCGTTGTTGGCCAGGGCAGCAGTCAGGGCACCAGTATTGGCCAAGGTGTGAGCCAGGGCAGCGTTCTTGGCCAGGGCAGCAGTATTGGCCAAGGTGTGAGCCAGGGCAGCGTTGTTGGCCAGGGCACCGTtattggccaaggtgtgggccagggTAGCGGACGGGGCCAGGGCAGTGGAATTGGCCAAGGTGTGAGCCAGGGCAGTGGAATTGGCCAAGGTGTGAGCCAGGGCAGCGTTGTTGGCCAGGGCAGCAGTCAGGGCACCAGTATTGGCCAGGATGTGAGCCAGGGCAGCGTTGTTGGCCAGCGCAGCAGTCAGGGCACCAGTATTGGCCAAGGTGTGAGCCAGGGCAGCGTTGTTGGCCAGGGCAGCAGTCAGGGCACCAGTATTGGCCAAGGTGTTGGCCAAGGTGTGAGCCAGGGCAGTGGAATTGGCCAAGGTGTGAGCCAGGGCAGCAGTCAGGGCACCAGTATTGGCCAGGATGTGAGCCAGGGCAGCGTTGTTGGCCAGGGCAGCAGTCAGGGCACCAGTATTGGCCAAGGTGTGAGCAAGGGCAGCGTTGTTGGCCAGGGCAGCAGTCAGGGCACCAGTATTGGCCAAGGTgttggccaaggtgtgggccagggcagcggagttggccaaggtgtgggccagggcagcggagttggccaaggtgtgggccagggcaGCGGACGGGGCCAGGGTGTGGGTCAGGGCAGCGGACGGGGCCAGGGCAGCGGACTTGGCCAAGGTGTGGGTCAGGGCAGCGGACGGGGCCAGGGTGTGGGTCAGGGCAGCGGacggggccagggaagcggaattGGCCAAGGTGTGGGTCAGGGCGGCGGatggggccagggaagcggaattGGCCAAGGTGTGGGTCAGGGCGGCGGACGGGGCCAGGGAAGTGGAATTGGCCAAG GTGTGGGTCAGGGAAGCAGCCAGGGCCCCGGTATTTGTCATGGTGTGGGCCAGGGCAGCGTTGTTGGCCAGGGCAGCAGTCAGGGCACCAGTATTGGCCAAGGTGTGAGCCAGGGCAGCGTTGTTTGCCAGGGCAGCAGTCAGGGCACCAGTATTGGCCAAGATGTGAGCCAGGGCAGCGTTGTTGGCCAGGGCACCAGTATTGGCCAAGGTGTTAGCCAGGGCAGCGTTGTTGGCCAGGGCAGCAGTCAGGGCACCAGTATTGGCCAAGGTGTGAGCCAGGGCAGCGTTGTTGGCCAGGGCAGCAGTCAGGGCACCAGTATTGGCCAGGGTGTGAGCCAGGGCAGCGTTGTTGGCCAGGGCAGCAGTCAGGGCACCAGtattggccaaggtgtgggccagggcagcggagttggccaaggtgtgggTCAGGGCAGCGGacggggccagggaagcggaattGGCCAAGGTGTGGGTCAGGGCGGCGGACGGGGCCAGGGCAGCGGTATTGGCCAAGGTGTGAGCCAGGGCAGCGTTGTTGGTCAGGGCAGCGTTGTGGGCCAGGGAAGCAGCCAGGGTACTGGTATCGGCCAGGGTAGTGGACGAGGTCAGGGCAGTGGAATTGGCCAAGGTGTGGACCAGGGCAGTGGAGTTGGCCAGGGAAGCAGCCAGGGCTCCGGTATTGGTCATGGTATGGGCCAGGGAAGTGGACAGGGCCAGGGCAGCGGACGGGGCCAGGGTAGCGGaattggccaaggtgtgggccaAGATAGCGTAGTGGGCCAGGATAGCGTAGTGGATCAAGGTGTGGGCCAGGATAGCGTAGTGGGCCAAGGTAGCAGCCAGGGCACCGGAATTGGTCATGGTGTTGGCCAGGGAAACGGCCAGGGCAGCAGTATAGGCCAGGAAAGTTAA